From Cecembia calidifontis, one genomic window encodes:
- a CDS encoding putative oxidoreductase C-terminal domain-containing protein, with amino-acid sequence MKKILAFSALIALIACQAPKKENMPDREKVVFMSLDPGHFHAGLIHKSMYPEVDSTVYVFAPDGEELKDYLRRLEGYNTRVDHPTAWKVEVYKGNDYLQQMIAQKPGNVMMVAGKNDQKIDYILAAIQNGIHVYADKPLVIDQEGFGKLQQAFALPKEKDLLLYDIMTERFEITSILQKELSMIPEVFGTLVDGTLEEPAITKESVHHFFKYVSGQPLIRPDWFFDVTKQGEGLVDVTTHLVDLIQWAAFPEQVLDMSDVEMLAAKRWTTPLSAEQFQQVTGKEGFPEFLQKDIQDNKLQVFGNGEMHYTLRGKHAKVSVIWDFQAPEGGGDTHYSVMRGTKALLIIQQGEAEAFKPTLYVELYDGQEKELEEAVLKTLQAKYPGLGLERLPDAKYLVQIPDSYHVGHEAHFAQVTEKFLEYFQKGNMPNWEVPNMLVKYFTTTKALEVARQNP; translated from the coding sequence ATGAAAAAAATATTGGCCTTTTCGGCCCTGATTGCTTTGATTGCATGCCAAGCTCCAAAGAAAGAAAATATGCCTGATAGGGAAAAAGTGGTATTTATGAGCCTGGATCCCGGACATTTTCATGCCGGTCTGATCCACAAATCCATGTATCCCGAGGTGGATTCCACGGTATATGTTTTTGCACCTGATGGAGAGGAACTCAAGGATTATCTCCGCAGGTTGGAGGGCTACAATACCCGGGTTGACCATCCTACTGCTTGGAAAGTGGAGGTTTATAAGGGAAATGATTACCTGCAGCAAATGATTGCCCAAAAGCCAGGAAATGTGATGATGGTAGCGGGGAAAAATGACCAAAAAATCGATTATATCTTAGCAGCAATTCAAAATGGAATACACGTCTATGCGGATAAACCTTTGGTGATTGATCAGGAGGGATTCGGGAAATTGCAGCAGGCATTTGCATTGCCAAAGGAGAAAGACCTCTTGCTTTATGATATCATGACGGAGCGCTTTGAGATTACTTCCATTTTACAAAAGGAACTGTCCATGATTCCTGAGGTTTTTGGGACTTTGGTGGATGGAACCCTCGAAGAACCTGCCATCACCAAGGAAAGTGTCCACCATTTTTTCAAATATGTTTCCGGACAGCCCCTGATCCGTCCGGATTGGTTTTTTGATGTGACCAAACAGGGAGAGGGTTTGGTGGATGTGACCACGCATTTGGTAGATCTGATTCAATGGGCAGCCTTTCCTGAACAGGTTTTGGACATGTCAGATGTGGAGATGCTTGCTGCCAAGAGATGGACCACACCGCTTTCAGCTGAACAGTTTCAGCAAGTAACCGGCAAGGAAGGGTTTCCCGAATTTCTGCAAAAAGACATTCAGGACAATAAACTTCAAGTATTTGGTAACGGGGAGATGCATTACACTTTGCGGGGCAAGCATGCCAAGGTCAGTGTGATCTGGGATTTTCAGGCGCCAGAGGGTGGGGGAGATACCCATTACAGTGTGATGCGGGGCACCAAGGCCCTTCTGATCATCCAACAGGGGGAAGCTGAAGCTTTCAAACCTACTTTATATGTTGAGTTGTATGATGGACAGGAAAAGGAATTGGAGGAAGCGGTCCTTAAGACCCTACAGGCAAAGTATCCCGGGCTTGGCTTGGAGAGACTGCCCGATGCAAAGTACCTGGTGCAGATTCCTGATAGCTACCATGTGGGTCATGAGGCACACTTTGCCCAAGTGACGGAAAAGTTTTTGGAATACTTCCAAAAAGGCAATATGCCCAATTGGGAAGTACCCAATATGCTGGTGAAGTACTTTACCACTACAAAAGCGCTGGAAGTAGCGAGGCAAAATCCATAA
- a CDS encoding Gfo/Idh/MocA family oxidoreductase → MNRRDFIKTTALTGAALGFPTIVPASVLGKNAPSNKIHIGQIGCGRIARYHDLPGTWAHDVARIVAVSDVDIKRMREGKELIEEHYSKKMGKPYMDVKQYGDYREMLLDKDIDAVIISTPDHWHSQPAMEAALAGKHIYLQKPTSLTIKEGRQLTDLVKRTGVVVQLGTQQRSSPQFRIAAELVRNGRIGKLHTVRIGLPGDPSGPEAVSMAVPKNLNFDMWLGSTPELPYSEIGVHPQEGYDRPGWLRHENYGAGMITGWGQHHFDCAAWGMDTEYTGPRYIEAVAEFPRAGFWNVHGDFMVKAEYDNGITMLTSGGYPNGIRYEGTEGWIWVSRGDYVASASDPVSKSESAKALDASDPRILESVIGPNEIHLYKSDDQHGNWLDCIQSGKEPISPIEIGHRSCSVCLISHVAMKVGRRLEWDVVKERFVNDEAANVHLSRPQRAPYGTDYVKV, encoded by the coding sequence ATGAATAGAAGGGATTTTATCAAAACTACAGCTTTAACGGGGGCTGCATTGGGCTTTCCTACCATTGTTCCTGCTTCTGTTTTGGGTAAAAATGCTCCCAGTAATAAAATTCATATCGGACAGATCGGTTGTGGTAGAATCGCAAGGTATCATGATTTACCGGGTACATGGGCGCATGATGTGGCCCGAATAGTGGCAGTGTCTGATGTGGACATCAAAAGGATGAGAGAGGGGAAGGAATTGATTGAAGAGCATTACAGCAAAAAAATGGGTAAACCATACATGGATGTCAAACAATATGGGGATTACCGGGAAATGCTTTTGGATAAGGATATAGATGCGGTCATTATCAGCACTCCGGATCATTGGCATTCACAGCCGGCCATGGAGGCAGCATTGGCAGGCAAACATATTTATTTGCAAAAACCTACCTCCCTCACGATCAAAGAAGGGAGGCAATTGACCGATTTGGTTAAAAGAACAGGTGTGGTGGTGCAGTTGGGAACCCAGCAGCGCTCCAGTCCCCAATTTAGGATAGCGGCGGAACTGGTCCGCAATGGAAGGATTGGAAAGCTGCATACTGTTAGGATAGGCCTGCCAGGTGATCCATCGGGGCCGGAAGCAGTTTCTATGGCTGTACCTAAAAACCTGAATTTCGACATGTGGCTGGGTTCTACGCCGGAATTGCCCTATTCTGAAATCGGTGTGCACCCCCAAGAGGGGTATGACCGGCCGGGATGGTTGAGGCATGAGAACTATGGTGCCGGGATGATTACCGGTTGGGGGCAGCATCATTTTGACTGTGCTGCATGGGGTATGGATACAGAATATACAGGGCCAAGGTATATTGAAGCGGTGGCTGAGTTTCCCAGGGCGGGATTTTGGAATGTTCACGGGGATTTTATGGTCAAAGCAGAATACGATAATGGAATTACCATGCTTACCAGTGGAGGATATCCCAACGGCATACGCTATGAAGGAACGGAGGGTTGGATATGGGTCTCCCGGGGGGACTATGTCGCTTCTGCCAGCGATCCGGTAAGTAAAAGCGAAAGCGCTAAGGCATTAGATGCATCGGACCCGAGGATTTTGGAGTCGGTAATTGGTCCCAATGAAATACATTTGTATAAGAGTGATGACCAGCACGGCAATTGGCTGGATTGTATCCAAAGCGGAAAAGAGCCCATTTCTCCAATTGAAATCGGCCATCGTTCCTGCTCGGTTTGTCTGATCAGCCATGTGGCCATGAAAGTGGGCAGAAGACTGGAATGGGATGTGGTGAAAGAAAGATTTGTCAATGATGAAGCTGCCAATGTGCATTTGAGCAGACCGCAAAGAGCACCTTATGGAACAGATTATGTTAAAGTTTGA
- a CDS encoding PmoA family protein, whose amino-acid sequence MIFKRLFCLMFLTITLPVLVFGQEIHLSESQRGIDFVFEGKVLLTYQTAIADVPEGVDSKFRKSGFIHPLASLSGQELTRIQPPDHYHHYGIWGPWTRTLVEGREVDFWNLGEGQGRVDFDHLISKKEHAEYAEIIVRQNHVDLLAPKGAQVAIEEDLGIRVWNTQGNRYAVDYTTQISTPLSSPVVLDAYRYGGGIGFRATARWGTANSHILTSEGKDRKSADGSFAKWVMVYGESDDPSGQSGILFLSHPKNRAHPEPMRVWPEDFYDGKENVFIEFCPIRHKAWEILPGKSNVLKYRMIVFDGNLSPEEAEDFWNEFARY is encoded by the coding sequence ATGATTTTCAAAAGACTTTTCTGTTTGATGTTTTTGACCATTACTTTGCCGGTTTTAGTTTTTGGGCAGGAAATTCACTTGTCAGAATCACAAAGAGGGATTGATTTTGTATTTGAAGGAAAGGTTTTATTGACCTATCAGACCGCTATTGCTGATGTACCTGAAGGCGTGGATTCCAAATTCAGAAAATCAGGATTTATCCATCCGCTGGCTTCACTTTCCGGACAGGAACTCACCCGGATTCAGCCACCTGACCATTACCATCATTACGGCATCTGGGGTCCCTGGACCAGGACTTTGGTAGAAGGCAGAGAAGTTGATTTTTGGAATCTGGGTGAAGGACAGGGCAGGGTGGATTTTGATCACCTGATTTCGAAAAAGGAGCATGCGGAATATGCTGAAATCATCGTCAGGCAGAATCATGTGGACCTTTTGGCTCCGAAGGGTGCCCAAGTGGCCATCGAAGAGGATTTGGGAATAAGGGTCTGGAATACACAGGGGAATAGATATGCCGTGGACTACACTACCCAAATCTCGACTCCCCTGAGCAGTCCGGTGGTATTAGATGCTTACCGATACGGTGGCGGGATAGGTTTTAGAGCGACAGCCCGGTGGGGTACTGCCAATAGCCATATCCTTACTTCCGAAGGCAAAGACCGCAAATCCGCCGATGGGAGTTTTGCCAAATGGGTGATGGTATATGGGGAGTCAGATGATCCTTCAGGCCAAAGTGGTATCCTTTTCCTAAGTCATCCAAAAAACAGGGCCCATCCTGAGCCTATGCGTGTATGGCCCGAGGATTTTTATGATGGAAAGGAAAATGTCTTTATAGAATTTTGTCCCATCCGGCATAAAGCCTGGGAAATCCTTCCCGGAAAATCCAATGTGCTCAAATACAGGATGATCGTATTTGACGGTAACTTAAGCCCCGAAGAGGCGGAGGACTTTTGGAATGAATTTGCAAGATATTGA
- a CDS encoding ThuA domain-containing protein, whose protein sequence is MQNAHFRIIGKIMLLTLILSGPVLTSSAQDLPVVPLDALWTDKIHTLAPEKPSFPFSGKKKILVFSLHTGFEHWVIPHTSEMIRIISEKSGAFETVDSKDIRMFESENLKNFSAVVLNNTCSKPEHRNLFWDKLRAESEEDSLILMQKALDLEKNLLNYVENGGGLMVVHGGITTQNKSRAFSRLVGASFDYHPPQQPIQVRLVDPEHPLVKAFPKEGFNHIDEPYFYSKAYEDKDFRPLLYFNNEEITGQRQPAKTGKTYVSWIRPEGKGKVMYCSPSHNAQSFENPDLLRFFLNGLQYVVGDVDCDDRPLGSS, encoded by the coding sequence ATGCAAAACGCCCATTTTAGGATTATCGGAAAAATTATGCTGCTGACCCTTATCCTGAGCGGACCAGTGCTGACCTCCAGTGCACAGGATCTTCCCGTAGTGCCATTGGATGCCCTCTGGACTGACAAAATTCATACATTGGCTCCGGAAAAACCCAGCTTCCCCTTTTCAGGCAAGAAAAAGATTTTGGTATTTTCCCTCCATACCGGCTTTGAGCACTGGGTCATCCCCCATACCTCGGAAATGATCCGGATCATCAGCGAAAAAAGCGGTGCTTTCGAAACAGTGGACAGTAAAGATATCCGTATGTTTGAATCCGAAAACCTAAAAAATTTCAGTGCAGTAGTACTGAATAACACCTGTTCAAAACCTGAACACCGTAATCTTTTTTGGGATAAGTTAAGGGCTGAGTCTGAGGAGGACAGCCTGATTTTGATGCAAAAAGCTTTGGACCTGGAAAAAAACTTACTGAATTATGTCGAAAACGGCGGCGGGCTAATGGTAGTCCATGGTGGCATTACCACCCAAAATAAATCCAGGGCATTCAGCAGATTGGTGGGGGCCAGCTTTGATTACCATCCTCCCCAGCAGCCTATTCAAGTCCGCTTAGTTGATCCGGAACACCCCTTGGTAAAGGCGTTTCCCAAAGAAGGTTTCAACCATATTGATGAACCTTACTTCTACAGCAAAGCATACGAAGACAAGGATTTCAGGCCCCTGCTTTATTTCAACAATGAAGAAATCACCGGTCAAAGGCAACCTGCAAAAACAGGAAAAACTTATGTCTCCTGGATAAGACCTGAAGGAAAGGGAAAGGTAATGTATTGTTCCCCCTCCCACAATGCCCAGAGTTTTGAAAACCCGGACTTGCTCCGGTTCTTTTTGAATGGTTTGCAATATGTGGTAGGAGATGTGGATTGTGATGATCGGCCTTTGGGCTCTTCCTGA
- a CDS encoding AsmA-like C-terminal region-containing protein: protein MKPWIKKALFILLLLPLFLIGLTAAVLAWKQEAITQKAIEAANRQFVGKLTVERSRISVLGDFPYISIDLKGVAFYENKNRDTRPFYKASDLYVGFNIWDILDGNYKVKSIRISDGHVDLVKYPNGDINILLAKGIESKESESEEILAFDLAKFKISNFSVSYEDQSDTVSYKIYIDNWKSSIRHKKEQLEVSLIADMMFDLLRHGKPTFFSEKQIRLDLGFNFNTGQQVLNLSPSSIQLEDALFTASGKVDVLEEGVELDLKFEGQKPDFNMLGAFMPKEVAKALNEYQNQGEVFFKGSVNGVLAEGSKPMILAEFGCENAFFLRSDNNLKVDDLRFFGFFTNGPERSLQTSELRIQNFNARPEQGIFQGDLIIRNFEDPYVKVKLKADLDLGFVGNFFRLEQFEGISGKVLLNMDFDELVELDASAADLAQLKQSLQSELILRDLSFSIAGYPHPIQQVNASAIMQSGKITLNRLNFKIKDSDFQVKGSLSDFPALFHRFSKPVNMQIEAKSKKIDLGQLLGGEGKTEKIHDLSFRFGFLANADELFGFDYLPKGKFRIEEFHARLENYPHTFHDFDAEVLVGDTNLEIKKFKGEIDRSDFLLTGLVENYPKWFREELKGESGIRWAIQSKELRINDLLSYNGVNYLPESWSSEVLHSLKLDGKIDLYFKNGLQSAELTLHQLSGRTQMHPLKLEQFKGKIRYEKDYLAINGFGGKMGLSEFSMDLGLNLVDSLRTKKDYFRFRAAALDLDALMGFKGFEEDTNHAEAFNVFKLPFRDMEFTADIKKLNYHNFWLEDVRAKLRTKTDHFLYIDTLGLKVANGTLGMKGYFNGRNPDKIYLHARAQANKLNLDNLLFKFENFGQDVLINENLKGHVSGNLEGKFLVYPDLTPIIDQSEAKLTLTVYDGALVNFAPFRALSDYFSDRNLNRVRFDTLSNTFELKEGALIIPRMNINSSLGFLEISGRQSLDMDMNYQIRVPLSLVTQVGFRALFGGRSREEIDPEQEDVIIFRDQNRRVRFLHINMQGRPDNYRVSLGRR, encoded by the coding sequence ATGAAACCCTGGATCAAAAAGGCCCTCTTCATTCTTCTTTTATTGCCTCTATTCCTGATAGGTCTGACAGCTGCTGTTCTTGCATGGAAACAAGAAGCTATCACCCAAAAAGCGATCGAGGCTGCCAATAGACAATTTGTTGGTAAGCTCACTGTAGAAAGAAGCCGGATTTCGGTTTTGGGGGACTTTCCTTACATATCCATTGACCTTAAAGGGGTTGCATTTTATGAAAACAAAAACAGGGATACCAGACCTTTTTATAAGGCATCGGACCTGTATGTAGGATTTAATATTTGGGATATTTTAGATGGAAACTACAAGGTCAAAAGTATCCGGATTAGTGATGGCCATGTTGACCTTGTAAAATATCCCAATGGCGATATCAATATCCTCTTAGCAAAGGGAATTGAGTCCAAGGAGTCTGAGTCCGAGGAAATCCTGGCCTTTGACCTGGCAAAATTTAAAATTTCAAACTTTTCGGTATCCTATGAAGACCAATCAGATACCGTGTCCTACAAAATCTATATTGACAACTGGAAAAGCAGTATACGTCACAAAAAAGAGCAATTGGAAGTTTCACTGATTGCCGACATGATGTTTGACCTGCTTCGCCATGGAAAGCCTACTTTTTTTTCTGAAAAGCAGATCAGACTGGATCTGGGTTTTAACTTCAATACCGGACAACAGGTGTTGAATCTGAGTCCATCCAGTATACAGCTGGAAGATGCACTATTTACCGCTTCCGGTAAAGTGGATGTATTGGAGGAAGGAGTGGAACTTGATTTGAAATTTGAAGGCCAAAAGCCTGATTTTAATATGCTTGGGGCATTTATGCCAAAAGAAGTGGCCAAGGCCCTCAATGAGTACCAAAACCAGGGTGAAGTCTTCTTCAAAGGCTCTGTCAATGGTGTGCTCGCCGAAGGAAGTAAGCCAATGATTTTGGCTGAATTTGGGTGTGAAAATGCCTTTTTCCTAAGATCGGACAATAACCTGAAAGTGGATGATCTGAGGTTTTTTGGGTTTTTTACCAATGGTCCTGAAAGAAGTCTTCAAACATCCGAATTACGCATCCAAAATTTCAACGCCCGTCCTGAACAAGGGATTTTTCAGGGGGATCTCATCATCCGCAATTTTGAAGATCCTTATGTCAAGGTCAAGTTAAAAGCTGATCTTGACCTGGGTTTTGTAGGCAATTTTTTTAGGCTTGAACAATTTGAGGGGATTAGCGGAAAGGTGTTACTGAATATGGATTTTGATGAACTGGTGGAGCTTGATGCATCTGCTGCAGACCTGGCGCAGCTGAAGCAAAGTTTACAGTCAGAACTGATTTTGAGGGACCTTAGTTTTTCCATTGCCGGTTATCCCCATCCCATCCAACAGGTCAATGCCTCTGCCATCATGCAATCCGGAAAGATTACGCTCAATAGGTTAAATTTTAAGATCAAGGATTCCGATTTTCAAGTTAAAGGGAGTTTGAGCGATTTTCCTGCACTTTTTCACAGGTTTTCTAAACCGGTAAATATGCAAATTGAAGCCAAATCGAAAAAAATTGACCTTGGACAGTTGCTGGGTGGGGAAGGGAAAACTGAAAAGATCCACGATCTTTCCTTTAGATTTGGATTCCTGGCCAATGCCGATGAGCTTTTCGGGTTCGATTATTTGCCAAAAGGAAAATTCAGGATAGAGGAATTTCATGCGCGGCTGGAAAATTATCCCCATACTTTCCATGACTTTGATGCAGAAGTTCTTGTAGGCGACACAAACCTGGAAATTAAGAAATTCAAGGGCGAGATTGACCGCTCTGATTTTCTGTTGACAGGACTCGTGGAAAATTACCCGAAATGGTTCAGGGAAGAACTTAAAGGAGAATCGGGGATTCGATGGGCCATTCAGTCCAAAGAGCTCAGGATCAATGACCTGTTGAGTTATAATGGGGTCAATTACCTCCCCGAATCCTGGAGCTCAGAAGTCCTCCATTCCCTGAAACTTGACGGGAAAATCGACCTTTATTTTAAAAATGGCCTTCAGTCAGCTGAGCTCACCCTCCACCAGTTGTCAGGAAGGACCCAAATGCATCCTTTGAAGTTGGAACAGTTCAAGGGTAAAATCAGGTATGAAAAGGATTATTTAGCGATAAATGGATTTGGTGGGAAGATGGGTTTGTCGGAGTTTAGCATGGACTTGGGACTGAACCTGGTGGACAGCCTTAGGACCAAAAAGGATTATTTCCGTTTTCGTGCAGCAGCCCTGGACCTGGATGCTTTAATGGGCTTTAAGGGTTTTGAAGAAGATACCAACCATGCCGAAGCATTTAATGTTTTTAAGCTTCCATTCAGGGATATGGAATTTACAGCCGACATCAAAAAGCTGAATTACCATAATTTCTGGTTGGAGGATGTCAGGGCTAAGTTAAGGACAAAAACAGACCATTTTCTGTATATAGATACATTAGGTCTGAAGGTTGCAAACGGTACATTGGGAATGAAAGGTTATTTTAATGGAAGGAATCCCGATAAAATATACCTTCATGCCAGAGCTCAGGCCAATAAGCTCAACTTGGATAATTTATTGTTCAAGTTTGAGAATTTTGGACAGGACGTACTCATCAATGAAAATCTAAAAGGTCATGTATCCGGAAATCTGGAAGGTAAATTCCTGGTGTATCCCGACTTAACCCCCATCATCGATCAATCAGAGGCAAAGTTGACATTGACCGTCTATGATGGGGCTTTGGTGAATTTTGCTCCTTTCAGGGCGCTTTCTGATTATTTCTCCGACCGGAATCTGAACAGGGTGAGGTTTGATACCCTTTCCAATACCTTTGAATTAAAAGAAGGGGCTTTGATCATTCCTAGGATGAATATCAATTCAAGTCTTGGGTTCCTGGAGATTTCCGGAAGACAGAGTCTTGACATGGATATGAATTACCAGATCAGGGTTCCTTTAAGCCTTGTGACCCAGGTGGGCTTTAGGGCATTGTTTGGGGGTAGGTCGAGGGAAGAAATCGATCCGGAACAGGAAGATGTCATCATTTTCAGGGATCAAAACCGTAGGGTAAGGTTCCTCCATATCAACATGCAAGGCAGGCCGGACAACTATCGGGTTTCTTTGGGCAGAAGGTAG
- a CDS encoding xanthine dehydrogenase family protein molybdopterin-binding subunit, with protein MMPKLPFLKTKEPENKSKVFVPSRRDFLKIGSLATGGLILGVNFQCSGPKGETITFAPNVYLSIDSDNLVTIIAHRSEMGTGIRTSLPMIVADELGADWAKVKIVQAEGDEEKYGDQNTDGSYSVRMFYEPMRQAGATARHMLLAAAAQKWGVEVSECRTENGQVIHSGGKKIKFGDLVETAREMEMPKAENITLKEFSSYKLIGKDVAIYDNLDIAMGKATFGADIDLPNMQIAVVKRSPVIGAKVISYNDAKALAIPGVNKVVKIEGAGIPPGLDKALEGVAVIADNTWAAIKGRDALEIEWDLGPNQNYSSERQLQEMLQSTRGNGKVRRERGNFNAAMQQAGRVIERTYLAPFYAHATMEPPVAIADYKGDGTCEVWAPTQHPQWARQAVGQALGIDYQNVKMNITLLGGGFGRKSKPDFVVEAALLSKAAKSPVRVQWTREDDLHHDFYHAQSAQRIRAVLDKNGNLSGWNHHTVFPAIGATGNADELHPSDGELGLGCIDFPYEVPHIRIETHESKAHTRIGWLRSVSNIHHSFAINCMLDEVAEAKGSDPVDFLLSMLDADKNLTFEGELKGDFGNYGEPLDKFPWNTRRLRGVIERVAKEANWKQALASGKSIGFAVHKSFLTYVACIVEVERGSNGQILIPEVHYAVDCGIGVNTDRIRSQFEGGAQFATSLVLTSAITFENGKVQQNNYDGYQVIRMPQSPKKIHVHLVENMEKPTGVGEPPVPPFIPALCNAIYKLTGDRIYRLPYKG; from the coding sequence ATGATGCCAAAACTTCCCTTTCTTAAAACAAAAGAACCTGAGAATAAAAGCAAAGTATTTGTTCCTTCCCGAAGGGACTTCCTGAAAATAGGTTCCCTCGCTACAGGTGGGCTCATCCTGGGTGTCAACTTCCAATGCAGTGGACCTAAAGGGGAGACAATCACATTTGCCCCCAACGTGTACCTGAGTATAGATTCCGATAACCTTGTTACCATTATTGCCCACCGCTCGGAGATGGGTACAGGTATCAGGACATCCCTTCCCATGATCGTGGCAGATGAGCTTGGAGCAGATTGGGCCAAGGTCAAAATAGTCCAGGCAGAGGGTGATGAAGAAAAATATGGAGACCAGAATACGGATGGGTCTTATTCTGTAAGGATGTTTTACGAGCCCATGCGTCAGGCAGGGGCTACGGCCAGGCACATGCTGTTGGCCGCCGCTGCCCAGAAATGGGGGGTAGAGGTATCCGAATGCCGCACAGAAAATGGGCAGGTGATCCATTCAGGCGGAAAAAAAATTAAGTTCGGCGACCTGGTCGAAACAGCAAGAGAAATGGAAATGCCCAAAGCGGAAAATATTACGCTGAAGGAATTTTCTTCCTATAAGCTTATAGGAAAGGATGTCGCGATTTATGATAACCTGGACATTGCCATGGGCAAGGCAACATTTGGAGCAGACATTGATCTGCCCAATATGCAGATAGCCGTAGTGAAAAGAAGTCCGGTCATCGGGGCCAAAGTAATTTCCTACAATGATGCCAAAGCATTGGCCATTCCAGGTGTCAACAAGGTGGTGAAAATTGAAGGGGCAGGAATTCCTCCCGGGCTGGATAAAGCACTGGAAGGGGTTGCGGTCATAGCAGACAATACCTGGGCGGCCATCAAAGGAAGGGATGCCCTGGAGATTGAATGGGACCTTGGCCCAAACCAGAATTATTCCTCTGAGAGACAGCTGCAGGAGATGTTGCAAAGTACAAGAGGCAATGGAAAGGTGAGAAGGGAAAGAGGGAATTTCAATGCGGCCATGCAACAGGCAGGCAGAGTAATCGAAAGAACTTATCTGGCGCCTTTTTATGCCCATGCGACCATGGAGCCTCCGGTAGCCATCGCAGATTATAAGGGCGATGGCACCTGTGAAGTGTGGGCGCCAACCCAGCACCCGCAATGGGCCAGGCAGGCTGTGGGACAAGCCTTGGGTATAGATTATCAAAATGTCAAAATGAACATTACCCTGCTGGGTGGAGGATTTGGAAGAAAATCCAAGCCGGATTTTGTGGTAGAGGCAGCCTTGCTTTCAAAAGCAGCCAAATCACCGGTCAGGGTGCAGTGGACGAGGGAAGATGATCTTCACCATGACTTTTACCACGCCCAAAGTGCCCAAAGAATCCGGGCAGTCCTTGATAAAAATGGAAACCTTAGTGGCTGGAACCACCATACCGTATTCCCTGCAATCGGTGCGACAGGTAATGCGGATGAACTCCATCCCTCGGATGGTGAATTGGGTTTGGGTTGTATCGATTTTCCTTATGAAGTGCCCCATATCCGTATCGAGACCCATGAATCCAAGGCACATACCCGCATCGGATGGTTGCGCTCGGTGAGTAATATCCACCATTCCTTTGCCATCAACTGTATGCTGGATGAAGTGGCGGAAGCCAAAGGGTCAGACCCGGTGGATTTTCTTTTGAGTATGCTGGATGCAGACAAAAACCTGACTTTTGAAGGGGAGCTGAAAGGTGATTTTGGTAACTATGGTGAACCGCTGGATAAATTCCCTTGGAATACTCGAAGATTGAGGGGGGTCATAGAAAGAGTAGCCAAAGAAGCCAACTGGAAACAGGCCCTTGCCTCCGGGAAATCAATAGGATTTGCCGTCCACAAAAGCTTCCTGACTTATGTGGCCTGCATTGTGGAAGTGGAAAGGGGCAGCAATGGGCAGATATTGATTCCTGAAGTCCATTATGCCGTAGACTGCGGAATTGGCGTCAATACAGACCGTATCAGGTCCCAGTTTGAAGGTGGAGCACAGTTTGCTACCAGCTTGGTACTTACTTCGGCCATTACTTTTGAAAACGGGAAGGTCCAACAGAACAATTATGATGGCTATCAGGTCATCAGAATGCCACAATCGCCCAAGAAAATCCACGTACATTTGGTGGAAAACATGGAAAAACCTACCGGAGTGGGCGAACCTCCTGTTCCTCCATTCATACCGGCATTGTGTAATGCCATATACAAATTAACAGGTGACAGGATTTACCGACTGCCTTATAAGGGATAA
- a CDS encoding (2Fe-2S)-binding protein, producing MEKFNLIINGKKLQVEVEPDMPLLWVLRDILSMKGTKYGCGQALCGACTVLLDDEAIRACTYPVSEVGDQKITTIEGLSKEGNHPIQKAWVEHVVPQCGYCQTGQIMNAAALLKRNPKPSDAEIESAMAGNICRCGTYNRIKEAILTASKSY from the coding sequence ATGGAAAAATTCAACCTGATCATCAATGGAAAAAAGCTGCAGGTAGAGGTAGAACCGGACATGCCTTTGCTTTGGGTACTGCGGGATATACTTTCCATGAAAGGTACCAAATATGGATGTGGTCAGGCCCTCTGTGGTGCCTGTACCGTTTTATTGGACGATGAAGCCATCCGGGCCTGTACTTATCCGGTGTCAGAAGTGGGTGACCAGAAAATCACCACCATAGAAGGGCTCTCCAAAGAGGGCAATCACCCTATCCAAAAGGCATGGGTGGAACATGTAGTCCCCCAGTGCGGCTATTGTCAGACAGGGCAGATCATGAATGCGGCAGCCTTGCTGAAGCGTAACCCGAAGCCATCAGACGCTGAAATCGAATCAGCCATGGCGGGCAATATCTGCCGTTGCGGAACCTACAACCGCATCAAGGAAGCTATCCTCACTGCTTCCAAGTCCTATTAA
- a CDS encoding transposase: MNKQTRRKFSPEFKAKVALEAIKNQFTLAELSKKFDVSPVIISKWKGEFLDNMSAVFEKEHSKKKEEGPALEQLYAQIGELKVENDFLKKSCKKLGI, from the coding sequence ATGAACAAGCAAACAAGACGAAAGTTTTCTCCTGAGTTCAAGGCAAAAGTAGCCCTTGAAGCAATCAAGAATCAGTTTACATTGGCTGAATTGTCCAAGAAGTTCGATGTTAGCCCTGTGATTATATCCAAGTGGAAGGGTGAGTTTTTGGATAATATGTCAGCTGTATTTGAAAAGGAGCATTCAAAGAAAAAGGAAGAAGGCCCTGCCCTTGAGCAGCTCTATGCCCAGATCGGAGAGCTAAAAGTAGAGAATGACTTTTTAAAAAAAAGCTGCAAGAAACTGGGGATATGA